From one Candidatus Hydrogenedentota bacterium genomic stretch:
- a CDS encoding Gfo/Idh/MocA family oxidoreductase — translation MKDTSKNSVTRRDFAKVTAAAGTFAILGAKGAAAAGKTLRVGLLGCGGRGTQDAMNLLAGNDGVELVALADLFEDHLEARRKQLVEHNDVNISSKVKVKDSMCFVGWDAYQKILDTDIDIIMETSTPFIRPKHLEAAVEAGKHIFAEKPVATDTHGLQRFRKAMEAHKAKGLSMVAGTQFRHDRVRIETMEKIHGGAIGDIVAMQCYYCGGLPFCVKRKEGWSDLEYQLRNWYNYRWTCGDNIVEQAIHGIDLCNWTFNGPPKSVFSSGGRAWKPKIELYGDMYDNFSCDYIYQNDKGQEAHVAHYSRHWDNVDGRGGINIVGTNGFSNGLDMGEQGVNDSIQEQIDLVNSIREAGPYWHDGARIADTTLTAMMGRDSAYTGKAISWEDALAMDEKWAPDDLSWETEMPIAMNIPVPVTNPNPPLESR, via the coding sequence ATGAAGGACACATCGAAAAACAGCGTTACACGGCGTGATTTCGCGAAAGTCACGGCGGCAGCGGGCACGTTCGCCATTCTTGGCGCGAAAGGCGCAGCGGCGGCGGGCAAGACCCTCCGGGTCGGGCTGCTGGGCTGTGGCGGACGCGGCACCCAGGACGCCATGAACCTGCTCGCGGGCAACGACGGCGTCGAACTGGTGGCCCTGGCCGACCTCTTTGAAGATCACCTCGAAGCACGCCGGAAACAGCTCGTCGAGCACAATGACGTCAACATCAGCAGCAAGGTGAAGGTGAAAGATTCGATGTGTTTCGTGGGCTGGGACGCCTACCAGAAGATCCTCGACACGGATATCGACATCATCATGGAGACCAGCACGCCGTTCATACGCCCGAAGCACCTCGAGGCGGCGGTCGAAGCGGGCAAGCATATTTTCGCCGAGAAACCCGTGGCAACGGACACTCACGGGCTGCAACGTTTCCGCAAGGCGATGGAGGCCCACAAGGCCAAGGGCTTGTCAATGGTCGCCGGCACCCAGTTCCGCCACGACCGGGTGCGCATCGAGACCATGGAAAAGATCCATGGCGGCGCCATCGGCGACATCGTTGCCATGCAGTGCTACTACTGCGGCGGCCTGCCGTTCTGCGTCAAACGCAAGGAAGGCTGGAGCGACCTCGAGTACCAGTTGCGCAATTGGTACAACTACCGCTGGACCTGCGGAGACAACATCGTCGAGCAGGCTATCCACGGCATCGATCTCTGCAACTGGACGTTCAACGGCCCCCCCAAGTCCGTGTTCTCCTCCGGGGGACGCGCCTGGAAACCCAAGATCGAGCTGTACGGCGACATGTATGACAATTTCTCCTGCGACTACATCTACCAAAACGACAAGGGGCAAGAGGCCCATGTCGCCCATTACAGCCGCCACTGGGATAATGTCGACGGCCGCGGCGGCATCAACATCGTCGGCACGAACGGGTTCAGCAACGGCCTTGACATGGGCGAACAGGGAGTCAACGACTCCATCCAGGAACAGATCGACCTGGTCAACAGCATCCGCGAGGCCGGGCCCTATTGGCACGACGGCGCGCGCATCGCCGACACGACCCTGACGGCCATGATGGGCCGCGATTCAGCCTATACCGGCAAGGCCATCTCGTGGGAAGACGCCCTTGCCATGGATGAAAAATGGGCGCCAGACGACCTCAGTTGGGAGACGGAGATGCCGATCGCCATGAACATCCCGGTTCCCGTGACCAACCCCAACCCGCCGCTCGAATCGCGGTAG
- a CDS encoding ATPase: MGKHKKAKSVKSSGQFRFTRVDTIGANDAEEDVEFLRDCFIDNGSLNVLTDPHDPRRLLVGRTGVGKTALLVQIAERQDRVIQINPDGLSLEYVTNSDILQFVESLGAKLDLFFKLLWRHVFCVELLQKKYHFKGDRNAMTKILDFFRTKKYKQALAYMEKWGDSFWQDTDYRITEITRNLEKEMAARLGTLFPCQAEVNGRRKISETAKFEIVKRSQEVINSVQIRELSEMLDLIDDALDDEQQVYYITVDDLDKEWVSGRAKDKLIRALIETVKDFRKIRHAKILVSLRLDLLERVFRETRDSGFQEEKYESLYYHMQWSNDDLLKMLDLRIGRLVRDRYTTREITLKDLLPPKVGKQNTVEFILARTMKRPREVIQFLNLCIEKSAGKPTVSLSALLEAEGDYSRGRLRSIYDEWYADYPMLHFFVKKLLMKRKPRLRIGEMTDDEIEMVCLGATEEVEGDRCALRLLAEDVVNTRATYAEFRRKTVAVFYRVGLVGVKVGKKSPLSWAHSSRRSVSEAELDDDALVAIHPAFYRVLGVQSQ; encoded by the coding sequence ATGGGGAAACACAAGAAAGCTAAGAGTGTCAAATCCTCTGGACAGTTTCGTTTCACACGAGTCGATACAATCGGCGCAAACGATGCTGAGGAAGACGTGGAGTTCCTTCGAGATTGCTTCATTGACAACGGTAGCCTCAACGTGTTGACGGATCCGCATGACCCTCGCCGCCTGCTGGTGGGTAGAACCGGAGTAGGAAAGACGGCTCTCCTTGTACAAATCGCGGAACGTCAGGATCGAGTGATTCAGATAAATCCAGATGGGCTTTCTCTGGAATATGTTACCAATTCCGATATTCTTCAATTTGTTGAAAGTTTAGGTGCAAAATTGGATCTGTTCTTCAAATTACTTTGGCGCCACGTTTTCTGCGTTGAGCTTCTGCAGAAGAAGTATCACTTCAAAGGTGACCGAAATGCCATGACAAAAATCTTGGATTTTTTCAGAACTAAGAAATATAAGCAGGCTTTGGCCTATATGGAGAAGTGGGGAGATAGTTTTTGGCAGGACACGGACTACAGGATTACGGAGATTACAAGAAATCTCGAAAAGGAAATGGCCGCGAGGCTTGGCACCCTTTTCCCCTGCCAAGCGGAAGTGAACGGGCGGCGTAAGATCTCGGAAACAGCGAAATTTGAGATCGTTAAGAGATCTCAAGAAGTCATCAACTCTGTACAAATACGCGAACTCTCTGAGATGCTAGATTTGATCGATGATGCTCTCGATGATGAACAGCAAGTGTATTATATTACAGTCGACGACTTGGATAAAGAGTGGGTTTCCGGTCGCGCAAAGGACAAGCTTATTCGAGCCCTAATAGAGACGGTGAAAGATTTCCGAAAGATACGCCATGCAAAAATCTTAGTCTCATTACGTTTGGACCTGCTCGAGCGCGTGTTTCGAGAAACAAGGGATTCAGGCTTTCAGGAAGAGAAGTATGAGTCTCTTTATTACCATATGCAGTGGTCTAATGATGATTTGTTAAAGATGCTTGACCTTCGGATTGGCCGACTTGTGAGAGACAGATACACTACTCGTGAGATTACGCTCAAAGATCTCCTCCCACCCAAGGTAGGCAAGCAAAACACAGTAGAGTTCATTTTGGCGCGTACGATGAAACGTCCACGGGAAGTTATACAATTCTTAAATCTTTGCATTGAAAAGTCTGCGGGAAAGCCTACTGTCTCTCTCTCGGCCCTGCTTGAAGCAGAAGGCGACTACTCCCGAGGGCGACTGCGGTCTATCTACGATGAATGGTACGCGGATTATCCAATGCTGCATTTCTTTGTCAAAAAACTCTTGATGAAAAGGAAACCTCGCTTAAGGATCGGTGAGATGACTGACGACGAGATTGAGATGGTATGTCTCGGCGCAACGGAAGAGGTCGAAGGGGACAGATGCGCATTGAGGCTGTTGGCCGAAGACGTTGTAAACACGCGCGCCACATATGCAGAATTCAGGCGGAAAACCGTGGCTGTCTTCTACCGAGTAGGATTAGTTGGGGTAAAGGTCGGGAAGAAGAGTCCATTGTCATGGGCTCACTCTTCAAGACGAAGTGTATCGGAAGCAGAACTGGACGATGACGCCTTGGTGGCAATCCATCCCGCTTTCTACAGAGTTTTGGGTGTCCAATCCCAGTAG